The Scyliorhinus canicula chromosome 20, sScyCan1.1, whole genome shotgun sequence genome has a window encoding:
- the tmem121b gene encoding transmembrane protein 121B produces the protein MPVLGMRPPLPELAPAPPGTAGWKGKTMSAAAANESSRSAAPAPSGAEGNLRAAENDPLFIRNSSFRRNSQTSTASLGREVGAASNIKARPAFIITSGEFLQQSSDCTSSPGPAASGRSLLYKGLCLLLLLCQGGLLDFYLIIFTDLYWCSWIATDLVVVAGWLIFFIKHSRRRGAGDKAAPGAGHSGQFAFAYLAWLIYVIACTPKIVLILETSILDLIELKVPLGTTGFKIVVMSSVPLLYTLINSVTEELGCQSSHRAQNYYSRTCLDLLDTFTLMELMLSGHIPSVYLKYTVTTVYFVAFFIPVLWLYELNSLQLHYKCVVFRFLSSSAVNAPLLAVRCFLVFLYDQQVSVFLLKNVFWLFCDCAEVLDGCCSVRRVRKYSSPPVQFTHCVSDNEMCAHGYMNTLAVTAQS, from the coding sequence ATGCCTGTGCTTGGGATGCGCCCGCCTCTGCCTGAGCTTGCACCCGCTCCGCCGGGGACAGCAGGCTGGAAGGGGAAGACAATGAGCGCCGCCGCCGCCAACGAAAGCTCCCGCTCGGCTGCCCCAGCACCGAGCGGAGCCGAGGGGAACCTGCGGGCGGCGGAGAACGATCCCCTCTTCATCAGGAACAGCTCCTTCAGGAGGAACTCTCAGACCTCGACGGCGAGTCTCGGCCGAGAGGTCGGCGCCGCTTCCAACATCAAAGCCCGGCCAGCCTTCATCATCACCTCGGGAGAGTTCCTGCAGCAGAGCTCGGACTGTACCAGCAGCCCGGGGCCGGCTGCCAGCGGCAGGAGCCTCCTGTACAAGGGCCTctgcctcctgctgctgctgtgccaggggGGCCTGCTGGATTTCTACCTGATCATCTTCACCGACCTGTACTGGTGCTCCTGGATCGCCACCgacctggtggtggtggcgggcTGGCTTATCTTCTTCATCAAGCACTCCAGGCGGAGGGGGGCCGGAGACAAGGCGGCCCCCGGGGCGGGCCACAGCGGCCAGTTCGCTTTCGCctacctggcctggctcatttaTGTCATCGCCTGCACGCCCAAAATAGTGCTGATTCTGGAGACCTCCATCCTGGACCTGATTGAGCTGAAGGTTCCCCTGGGCACCACCGGCTTCAAGATAGTGGTCATGTCGTCCGTGCCCTTGCTCTACACACTCATCAACTCGGTGACTGAGGAGCTGGGCTGCCAGAGCAGCCACCGAGCGCAGAATTACTATAGCAGGACATGCCTGGACCTGCTGGACACCTTCACTCTCATGGAGCTGATGCTGTCCGGTCACATTCCCAGTGTTTACCTCAAGTACACGGTGACCACCGTCTACTTTGTCGCGTTTTTCATCCCGGTTCTCTGGCTCTACGAACTCAACTCGTTGCAGCTCCATTACAAATGTGTCGTGTTCCGTTTCCTGTCCAGTTCCGCGGTCAATGCCCCTCTCTTGGCGGTCAGGTGCTTTCTTGTCTTTCTCTATGACCAACAGGTCTCGGTGTTCCTATTGAAGAATGTCTTTTGGCTGTTCTGTGATTGTGCCGAGGTGCTggatgggtgctgcagtgtgagaCGTGTCCGTAAGTATTCCAGCCCCCCCGTGCAGTTTACACATTGCGTTTCAGATAATGAAATGTGTGCACATGGATATATGAATACCCTGGCGGTGACAGCCCAGTCCTAG